Part of the Psilocybe cubensis strain MGC-MH-2018 chromosome 11, whole genome shotgun sequence genome is shown below.
GTGGTGCATGCATAACTATAAGCTGCAATAGTGTTGCCTTCCCATTCCGTCGATCTGAGGTGTCCTGCGCTGCACGGCACGGGCACATAGTATTAATACATATAGCATGACGTGCTCCTGCATGATTGTGCCTTTTAGTGTATACTGTTATTGTAGGCCTTGCATGAGTGCGCCTGTTTGATACCTGGGAGTCAGTCGGAGTTGATGATCGAGACTTGAACAAGGTGGAGCGTCGTTGCAGTCCCGGTTGGGGCGCGCGTGGTGCACTGTGGATTAATTGGATTTGGTATTCCGCAACGCGCCGTAGGAGACGTCGGCTCTGCCGCGGCAGAAGTGGTGTTCGGCATGCACGGCGTGGTTGTAGGATGGTTGGTTGGTGGATGGTTATTGTAGATAGATTTGGGTGGCATGGGATGGAAGTGTGCTTAATGAGCAGTACAGATGTAGATGCAAATCGGTTGGACACCGAGTCAGCGACGAATTGATAGGATTGTCCGCTTGGCTCCTTTACGAGAGGTTGTTGATGGCGGTGTGATTTGCATTGCCTGTGAATTTGTAGTGGTGATGGCGACCAAGTTGGACGAGGAGCGGGGGGGTGAAAGGTATATTGTTTGTGGGTGGATTGGGGATTATAGATTTTTGTGCGGGAAATGAGGAGGTGCGGGTTGTAACTCGGATTAGAATGTAACTTGGATGGATTACATTTACGGAGAGCAGCTGGGGGAACGGGGATCTGGGAAATCGGGATGCGGCAGGCACGGGATTCAGGATGGCAACGGTAACCCCGGATAAAGTAGCGGGCCTTGAACCCGACTTTGTACCATTGGGACAGCGCAGAATTTTAAGTGGAAAAGCACTATCGCCCCTCCGTCCATCTCACAAGTTTCCAACCCCACCACACCTCTGCCTGCACCATTCACGACTCACGACAAACACGACTGCAGGTGCGTATTTTCATCGGAGGCATATCAGCACATGCACGCACTGACCACGCGGCCTCTAGAGATTAGTTTATCCGAAGGCACCTTCGCAGCTCTATCGTCGCCCCATCGATTTTTTCTGGATAGTGTAGCCGCAAGCCGCCAGCGAACGCAGCACCGATCCATGTCGACATTCAGCACCATGCAGCGTCCACACCACGACCAGCAGTCCCAACAGCAGTCGCGGGTGTACGCCTCCTTCACCGAATCTATATCGAACCCGTCGTCAACCCATTCGTCCCCACGAACCTTTCCTTCCGATCTCGATGCCTTTTACCCCGCACACCAGCTCGGCATTAACAGTGGGAGCGGAGGAAGCAATGTCGGGACCAGCAGTAGCAGCAGTGGGAGTGGCATGCACAGCCATATAAGCCACCTGCAGCACTCGCAGACGTACCCTCTCCCAGCGGGCACGCAGATGCACCCATACATTCCCGCCCATCAGCGGCGGCCCCCGCTTCCGCACCAGAATACGCACCCTCATGCGCCCTTCCACCACCTACACCAGGGGCAGGGACAGCAGTACTCGCAAACGCACATGCAGCCGAGCCGTAGCTCGTCGTACTCGTCGACGTACACCGCACCGATGCCACTGCAGGTGAGCACGTCGTCGAGCTCCGTCACGCAGTCTGAGCACGATCCGAACGAACGAACGGCGAGACCGGGTAATGCGCATGTTCATACTCAATTCCATCAGGCGTTAAGTGCCGCTGCGGCGGCGGCATCAGGATCGGGAGGCGGCATATCGGTgacgggggcgggggcggtaGATGCCGAAGGGGCGGGAGCGGGGTCGGGGGCGGGGATGGCGCAGGAGCGTGCCGAAGACGGCGGCGGCCGGGGCGGCAGCAGCGCAGAAATTTGTGCGGAGACAAACCAAATTTCCTCATCATCACGCCCCTCGTCGTCACACTCACGCCCGTCCACGTCACACTCgcgctcgtcgtcgtccgcGTCGCCACCACAAgctcaacagcagcaacagcaagacTACACAGCAAGCACCCCGGGCCTCTCCGCGGGGCTCAGCCGACCCCTCAAACCCATTGAGCAAGAACGGCTCGCGCATTTAGACAGGCTAAAGTTTTTCCTCGCCACTGCACCGTCGTCGTGGGATGCCGCCGCGAAGGCGTCTGGATCTTCTTCTGGGTCGTCATCTTCAGAGGGGGAGTTTGCGTACGGAGGCGGGGGAAATGGCGGGTTCTCCGGTATGGGCGGGGCACTCAGTATGAACTCAAACTTGGGTCTCGGTATGCCCCTAGTCGAACCCGCATATCATCACGCTCCGCCGCACCCAGCGCTCAACCGCTTCCTGCTGCCCAACCAGGAGTTCGTGACGTGTGTGCTTTGGAATGGGCTGTACCATATTACGGGCACGGATATCGTGCGTGCGCTCGTCTTTCGGTTCGAGGTGGGTGATCGTTTTCatgttttcctttttttttcctcttcccttcctttttttctttttttttgcctttccatttcttttGAGGGGCTAGGTCACCTCTGGCGCAGTGTCTGTGTTTCTTTCGTGGGACAAAATTTGGGTGGTTTTTCAGTGATTTGAGATAGGGGTTTCGAGTACACCAAGGTTAAGGAGCGACGAGCGAGACGTCCTACTCGTCGTTGGAGCGGAGATCAGGGGTCTGCGGGTCTTTTCGGGTGAATGGTTGGCTGATTAGATGGTTTTTGCGGCGGGTGGTGACGGTTAATGGGgttggggtttgtgtttgtgtttatGCCTGTGGATTCGTGTTTGCGCTTATGGGTTTATGTTGGCACTGGACAACCGACGATGGAGCTGGATTTTCGGGCGGCGTTTGCGCTTATGTATTTggttgtttgtgtttgtgggTTCAACTGCACATTGGGACATCGGATTGTTCATCCGAAAGACTGTCTTTCGATCTTTAGTTTTAGAACATTGAAGCTGTGTTTCTGAGGGGAAATTTTGTTGACTTCGTTTTTTTTCAAacattttattttcttttatttttcttttgttctaTAGCCTCTGAAGGGTGGGTGCCTCCCTTGGCGTAGATTTGCCTAACTACCTACTACGCTCCTGTAGCGTATTTTCTGTCCTTGATCTACTTCTACACCACGGCGGGCCCTCACGTCCCCCCCCTCGAGGCCCAGCCTCTCCGGGCTCTTAGCAGTAGCATCTCTACCGTGTGGGCAGGCTGTTTCCCTTGCCTGTAACTTCCTACATTGACTTGTGATTTTGTTTTCATGGTCTTTGCTTCTCATGTTTTCCCCTTCTATTTTtcgaattttttttgctggagatcaaatttcttttttctggCTGGTGTTTATCATGTTGGTGGGATTGTATTGCCATGGCGGACCGGGACTAGATGGCAAAGCAACGGACTTGTTGGAACTCTTTTTTAACTTTTTTGATCTTTTTCTTGttagaatttttttttaatcctttgctttctttttgtgGACGATCAAAGtccatttttattttatttctgTGAACGTTTAGCTGACTATCTTTTGTGTTCTGCGTACAGGCATTCGGTCGGCCAGTGAGGAACATGAAGAAATTCGAGGAGGGTGTGTTCAGCGATCTGCGCAATCTGAAGCCGGGCGTCGATGCTTGTCTCGAAGAGCCAAAGGTAAGTCCGTCATTCATGCCTTTACTTTTGTTTCGTACGCTCCTATTTTATGTGTTTGctctttttgttttgcttttcaCATTTTGGATGGTGAGAGGTGGGAGAGAGAAGGAAACAGTCTGTAGATAAGGATCATACATATGTTCTGGTGTTGAAGGACACACCGATTGGGTGTTGTTTTTGTTCCGTCCGAGTGTTCGTACATGGCGGAAGCGTGTGCGCCTccgaagagaagagaaggcgGGATATAATATTTTGTTTCATTAATTAcgttttttcatttcattttcattttcaaattTCCCCGATTTAATTTCTGATCCGCATTTTTGTTCCTCGCAGAGTCCCTTCCTCGACTTGCTCTTCAAGTATCAATGCATTCGCacgcagaagaagcagaaggtcTTTTACTGGTAAATTTTCCTTGAGCTTCTCTCATTTCCTCCATTGCCCCATCTCTGCATATCTACATCTACACACCCTTGTTTACACTCGCTAACCAATCCTACTCACCAGGTTCTCCGTCCCACATGACCGCCTCTTCCTCGACGCGCTCGAGCGCGACCTTAAACGCGAGAAGATGGGTCTCGAGCCCACAACACAGGTAGTCGGCGAGCCCGCGCTCTCATTCACATACGACTCCAAACGGAGCCTGTACGAGCAATTCAGCAAGGCTCAGGGTGTGCGAGACGGCGAGGGCGAGTTGGAGACGAGCTTGAGGATTGCGGAGGATGGATCAGGTGTGGGTGGGCAGGGAGTAGGTGCGGGTGCGAGTGATGGAGCTGAGGGGTCCGGGTCGGTGTCGGGGGACAACAGCGACGCACACATGCACGATGAGAGCGAGAGTGAGAGCGTCGACGACTCCGGTATGACCGGCGGCGAGGAGAGCGACGCTGCCGGCAGCAGTGGGGCCCATCGTACGCTGAAGCGGCGCTCGGGTGCACCGAACGGCCACCCGTTCTTCACGAACATACCGCTATTTGAGGGCAGCCCGACGTACAAGCAGCGCAGGAAGAAGGGTACCAAGGGTGGGAGTATGTTGAGGAAGGGCAGTGAAGACTACCCGGACGAGTTTGAGCGAGGGCGTAGTGTTGGGCttggaggtgttggtgtgGGTTTGGGTGCTGGTATTGGCACAGACAGGATGGGTAGCGTGAGCCGCGAGCGCGGTGCTCGTCCCCCGAAGCACCCAAGTATGCTTCACGAATTTGGCCCTGGCTCGGAAGATGCCAAGGCTCAGGAGATGGCGGAGATGAGCGCCGCGGATATGTTTCTCAAGCAAGCAAGAGGTCAACTCGTGCCCGGCGATGGTGTGGTGCGCAAACCGAAGCCGCAATATGTTGCGGGGAATGTGAGCGTTGTGTACCACCATGATGGAAGTGTGCAGCAGGCgcagcagcagatgcagCGTGGACAAGGCCAACAACAGCATGCCCGCCGAGCGAGTGCGGATGTCGGGTCACCCGACTTTAGCGACCCCGACGGGAGCGAAGGCCCCATTTCGGCGTCATATATGCAAACAACATTCGACCCCAGTACCATTGCACCACCCGCGACAGGACAGactcagcaacagcagcaaggACTGACGAGCATATCACAGTACGACGCAGCATCGCCGGACGGCAAGGTGCGCGCATTCGTGTGCCCGCTTTACTCGTGTCAACGGCTTTTCAAACGAATGGAGCATTTGAAGCGGCACCTACGTACGCACACGCTCGAACGCCCCTTTTCGTGTACACGCTGCGGGAAGAAGTTCTCAAGGAGTGATAATTTGACACAGCACCTGCGCACGCACGAGCGCACGGGGCATGGCGCTGCGGACTCGGTTGCGGGTGgtgcaggcgcaggcgcaggtggGGACCCGATTAACTGGATGGAACCGGAGAATCCGGTGGTTGAGGGAGAGGGCAGCACCGGCGGTAGTCCTGGACAAAGTATGCCGGGCGGGGAGGACGATGGGGCAATGCCTGATATGCTGGACTTTGGCGCTGGGGGCAACGGGATCGTTATGTTTGGCGGGGAGGAGGCAGGGCTAGGTCGGATGGTGGGGATAGATATGAACGTGCCGTATGACATAGACATGCATGGGTTCTCCAGCGATCAGCTTGACGAGAGAATGTGCGAGGTCGAGGTCCCCGGTGGTGTGCGCGATGTTCAGGGTGATGAGGAGGGCGAGGTGATGCGTATGGGCGGTGTCGAGCCGTCTCTCGTGTTtaggcagcagcagcaacagatGCCTGGCTCCGAGTTCCCGTTTGTCAGCCAGCCGTCGTCAGATTTCTCCGACGGACAGTGGGCGACGCGCCCGACGAGCACGCACGGCTCACCCGCAGGTGGGTTCGCGCGTATGTACCACACccattcctcctcctcgtcccaGTCGTCTAATTTTGGCGAAGATTTCGGGCTCGCGTCGCTCTCTGCGCCGTCGCACCGGCAAAGCTTCGATCATGCAGGATTGTACCCACCGAACCTGCTTGAAGGAGGCGGGATCGGGCCTGTGAGACGGCACAGGAGCATGACACCGTCACTTGCGCGCAACGGCGAGCCCATCCGCCGTCCGATGACCGCCAATAGCAGCGATCTTCAAGGTGTAGGTGGTGGATCACCTGGGAGCGTCTCGTCGATGAACTCGAACGGCGGCGCAGGAGCACGGGGGTACCACCCATActacagcaacaacaactcgCGCGCCAACTCGACACACAACAGCCCGCAGGTGCACTCCATCCCGCTTGGAGGTGAGTTGGCAGCTGGACGGCCTGGATCGCGTGGGTCGAGCTACGGCGGTGTGAGCGGGCTGCATGAGCAGATGCGGCAGATGATGAGCATGGATGGCGGAGGTTCAGGCGCGGGTGCGACTGGATCTGTGTTTGGGGAGAACGCGTTTAGGACGGGCTCGCCTGCGTCCTTCCACCAAACCGAGTCCCCTGGAACGTTCAGCATCGATTTACCGTTGCAATACACGGGCTCGCCTGGTTTCAACCCAGCGCAGCAACAAGTTTTGCACGCGGCGACGATGCCTCAGTTTGGCTCcagccagcagcagcagtatgATGGATATTATCACAATGTCCAGCAGCCACATGCAACGCTTTAATTTATTCGCGGATCTCTTTCTTGCTTGATTgattttatttatttattggTTCCAATGCATTCTAACCTCCTTTATTtaattttctctttcccttttgCTCAGGGTGCCTCCGTTTGATTCGATTATTATGTTATGCTTTGCGTTATCTGGATTTCTTTCTATCTATTGTACACAAAACCGAGTGGTTTAATATATAAAATCAACCAATATCATTATTTCTGCACAAGTTTGTACTTATTGCAATCTATTGGATTTGTGTATATAGATTCTTGGTCTTTACCTGATTCAATGGAAACCCGCCTTGGCTGCAGCAGGAAACACGGTGTCATTGTCACATGAAGTCAGAACAGGACTGAGTTTCTGTATCGAAAGTGAAGAGGCGAGGATACAATAAGTACAGGGTAAGACAACGACTAAGAAGATAAGAAGGGAGATTTACCTTTGAAGGACTTGGAAAAGTTGCAACTGTATGCCTTTCTTGTGTAAATAAATCATATGTAGTAATCAGTTTCATCAAATGAGGCATGGGGTTTAAATAAAATGTTCTCCCTCTCGTCGGAGAGAAAAGAGTTTTAATAGTATCTACCCATCAGTATGTTGGCAATAATAACTAATGCCTTTGAGGAGATTCATTATACCAGATCGACACGTTGACTGTCAGAAAACATGAAAGATGGAGGGTCTTCTGAGAAGTTATGCCATGTTTTCCCCGTGCCCCGCAAGGAAGAAGCGCCAACCGGTAAGCTCTTGAAATGAGCCATTATGAATCTCCATGATATGACAAAGATCAATATGCTCGGTTTACAGCTAGATCCAAAATCCTAGTACGTGCATGctattctaaaaaaaaattacaaTCGTGCGCCTCTGTTATGCAAACAAACCATATATGTGACGAGTATGGTTATTGAAAGGGTCTTACCGCCGAACCGCAAATCTATCTCGCTCGCAGCTCATCGTATACACTACTTTTGAAATGTATGCCACTTCAACAATGCATTATTCTTGCACAACGGTCCGTTGAAGCTTCCAAAGCACATGGGCATCGACATTGTTCTTCTCCACCTGGTTGACATATTTCAGGATAAAATACGACGGATATATCTACCTCACAGCTTGGACGTGATTTTGGTAGTGGTAGTGAAAGAGTCTCTGGGCTTTGGTTCTATCAGTCAAAAGATGAATTTTGCTTCTGCCGGTCTAAACATCCCACACATAACTTTAAAGTAACTTATACGCATTGGAATAGTATCTATTTATGCTATAGGGTGTTGATTCTTGAATTACTTCTTCACGGACCGATTTCAAGATAACATTAAGGCAATTATATTCATAGGTCTGTTATAATCTGGTGGTTCTTAATACTCCCGCGCGTCAAGAATGTTAAGCCGTGTTACGCGATGCGTGCTACTAATGTTACTCTTGAAGTGTTATAACTATTCTAATTTGTCAACCTTCTTTAAatgtttggtttttttgtAGGGATCGATCTTGAAAACTAGCTTTTTTGCAGAAACCCCACTGATTGGGTTCTGTAAAATAATATTCAGATATGTATCTGTATTCCATAAGGCAGAAAGACACCTGAGGTGGCCTCATTTGACAAGTGCGAATAGTATAGGCAATGTATGATTCCCGGAGCTGCAATTGACATCCACGGGTAAACATGGGAAAATAATCCTCATGATTCGTCCTTCTCGTGGTAGCTCACCTACCTTGCATGGACAGTGGAATGCATCTGCAAGACCTTATCGTGGTGTGGATGGAGCCGCATGCCCAGTTTGCCAAGAGACTTATTCTATTTATAAATTAACTGCCGCTTGCCACATCGCTTCACTTGTGGTTCAAATAAGCCACCAGATATCTTGAATATACATCCTTCCATTGGTCTGTGATATTAGAACCCCATGGAGAGACTAGATATTCTCACTCTCGATAATGCAGTCATGTAGGTATATGAAGGGCCCTTGCCTCATCGATTTAGCATTGAACAACGCCCACCATGGCTTTGGTCAACTCTTCTCCTACATCTCCCAAGACCCAGCGCAGTGATTCGTTTGGGGATGAGAAGGGAATTGttgaagagaaaggaagtAAAGGCTCTGTAGAGATCGCTGGATCCATCCAGGGAGATGTCTACGATGATATTCGTGCAATTGATATGGGTGAGGATGGAAAGGAACGTCCCATCGGTATGTAGAGTCACTTGTTACCAGAATTTCTATGCACTAACCCTTTGTCAATAGAAACCGACATCGATGTCGCAACACGTTTGATATCTCTGGAAGATGACCCAACACTTCCAGCTTTCACATTCAGGATGTGGCTCCTTGGTCTGGGTTTATCGTGCTTTGGAGCAGTCCTGGGACAGATTTTTGTATGTCTATTCTATTCTGACCATGTTGTCTTTCTGACTTTATGCATAGTACTTCCGACCTCAAACAGTGTACGTTAGCCCACTGTTCCTCCAAATTCTCGCATATCTTCTTGGACTCGTCCTCGAAGAGATCATCCCTGGGCCCCACAATGTCCGAGAGTCCATGCGAACAAAGGACACAGCATTCTGGAGGTTCATGAACCCAGGGCCTTTCAGTGAGTCCAAAAATAATCCTTCTGTTTTCCCGACTAACGTCGTGGATATGCAGACATCAAGGAGCATGTGGCTATTACCATCTTCTCAACTACTGCGGCAGAGTCTGCTCTTGCGATCAGCATATTTGCAGCAGACGAGCTCTATTATAAACTAGAGGTGCGAATATTGCGTTGATTTATCGCCCccttggatccacttttctGACGTCGATTCCCAGCCAAATGTCGGTGTGGGGATATTTACTCTCATCGGTTGGTGGACAGCTGCCCTAGCTGGTGGATTTTTTCAAGCAGTTAACTTCTTATCTGCATAGGTTCACAGTTGATGGGGTATGGTCTAGGAGGTGGGTCCACTCCTATTTTTGATACAAACGTAAAGACCTCTTAGGGGCTTTCAAACATAGGCATCATGCGAGCGTTCCTGGTTTACCCGACGTACATCGTATTCCCGAATCTGCTCCCAACAGTCCAGCTTTTCGATGCATTGCATCGCGGAAAGAAGATCTTCCTCCAGAAAAAACGCGTCAAGTTCTTCTGGTCTGTCTTTGTGGCGATTTTTGTATGGGAGTGGTTCCCTGAGTTTATCGCACCGTAAGCGCCCATTTATATCCTTATCATCGTGTGATCATGATACTTATGCTTGTTTTGATCTGCGCAGCACGCTCACTGGGATAAGCATATTCTGCCTTGCCAAACGCGATAGTGCATGGGTATCTCGGATCTTTGGTGAGATATTTACCGTTCTTCACTATCTGGATATGTTTGGATGCTCATCCGTATGTGGTGCCACAGGGGGCGCTGCTGGAAATGAAGGACTAGGGATGTTCTCCCTGTGTCTTGACTGGAACTATGTCGGTTCGGGCGGAGGGTCTCTGGGTGCTCTATTCACCCCTCTCTCGACTCAGTTATCTCTTTATTTCGGAACCATGGTATGCATGTGCGTCACTCACCCGTATGCTCCACCACAATTGCGTTGCTAACCTCGCCTCACAAAATCCAGAATCGCATTTTGTGCATGCTATGCCGCCAACACCTGGAACGGTCAAAACTTCCCATGGCTCTCTCAGGATTTATTCTACGAAAATGGAACTACGTACGATCAACTGGCCATTCTGGACGAAAACTTCCGTTTAGATCCCGCTAAGCTTGCAGAAGTGGTTTGTGACACTTGCCATTGTTGGTATCTGGAAATAGTACTAACCGCTTATGGAACTATTGCAGGGCCTCCCATGGTTCTCGAGCTCGCAGGTCCTGACCAAGATTGGATCTAATTTGGCAATCGGAGCTACAATTATGCACGTCATTATCTGGTACGGCAGAGatatcatcgaggtcgtTCGAAAATACAGGGTAACCGTCCTCTTCTATGCTGCTTTATATTTCTTCCTAACGCGTAATTATGTAGGCTGGAGAGAACTATGACCCACACCTTGCGAAGATGAAGGTGTACCCTGAGGTCCCGATGTGGTGGTACATCGCCATCTTCGTGTCGAGCTTTGCAATGGCGATGGCTACCATTTATACTGGACATTCTCACCTTCCATGGCAAGTCCAGATGCGTTGTATTTTTTGGCACCAAAAGCTGACACTGCGAAAATTCTAGGTGGGGATTGATCGTGTCGCTCCTCATCGCCGCGATCTTCCTTCCCTTTGTCGTGACGGTCTATGCTATCACCGGTTTTGTACCCAACATGCAGAACCTCGTTCAGATTCTCGGTGCGGCTATGATTCCAGGTAGCCCACAAACGAACATGTACTTTACTCTGTACGGGTTCAATACGGTCGACCAGGCTCGTGGGCTCATCCGTGATCTCAAAATGGTACATACGAGGACTTCTTGTTTGACAAAATCTTGAAGCTGACCTTTTGCT
Proteins encoded:
- a CDS encoding Transcription factor steA, with the translated sequence MQRPHHDQQSQQQSRVYASFTESISNPSSTHSSPRTFPSDLDAFYPAHQLGINSGSGGSNVGTSSSSSGSGMHSHISHLQHSQTYPLPAGTQMHPYIPAHQRRPPLPHQNTHPHAPFHHLHQGQGQQYSQTHMQPSRSSSYSSTYTAPMPLQVSTSSSSVTQSEHDPNERTARPGNAHVHTQFHQALSAAAAAASGSGGGISVTGAGAVDAEGAGAGSGAGMAQERAEDGGGRGGSSAEICAETNQISSSSRPSSSHSRPSTSHSRSSSSASPPQAQQQQQQDYTASTPGLSAGLSRPLKPIEQERLAHLDRLKFFLATAPSSWDAAAKASGSSSGSSSSEGEFAYGGGGNGGFSGMGGALSMNSNLGLGMPLVEPAYHHAPPHPALNRFLLPNQEFVTCVLWNGLYHITGTDIVRALVFRFEAFGRPVRNMKKFEEGVFSDLRNLKPGVDACLEEPKSPFLDLLFKYQCIRTQKKQKVFYWFSVPHDRLFLDALERDLKREKMGLEPTTQVVGEPALSFTYDSKRSLYEQFSKAQGVRDGEGELETSLRIAEDGSGVGGQGVGAGASDGAEGSGSVSGDNSDAHMHDESESESVDDSGMTGGEESDAAGSSGAHRTLKRRSGAPNGHPFFTNIPLFEGSPTYKQRRKKGTKGGSMLRKGSEDYPDEFERGRSVGLGGVGVGLGAGIGTDRMGSVSRERGARPPKHPSMLHEFGPGSEDAKAQEMAEMSAADMFLKQARGQLVPGDGVVRKPKPQYVAGNVSVVYHHDGSVQQAQQQMQRGQGQQQHARRASADVGSPDFSDPDGSEGPISASYMQTTFDPSTIAPPATGQTQQQQQGLTSISQYDAASPDGKVRAFVCPLYSCQRLFKRMEHLKRHLRTHTLERPFSCTRCGKKFSRSDNLTQHLRTHERTGHGAADSVAGGAGAGAGGDPINWMEPENPVVEGEGSTGGSPGQSMPGGEDDGAMPDMLDFGAGGNGIVMFGGEEAGLGRMVGIDMNVPYDIDMHGFSSDQLDERMCEVEVPGGVRDVQGDEEGEVMRMGGVEPSLVFRQQQQQMPGSEFPFVSQPSSDFSDGQWATRPTSTHGSPAGGFARMYHTHSSSSSQSSNFGEDFGLASLSAPSHRQSFDHAGLYPPNLLEGGGIGPVRRHRSMTPSLARNGEPIRRPMTANSSDLQGVGGGSPGSVSSMNSNGGAGARGYHPYYSNNNSRANSTHNSPQVHSIPLGGELAAGRPGSRGSSYGGVSGLHEQMRQMMSMDGGGSGAGATGSVFGENAFRTGSPASFHQTESPGTFSIDLPLQYTGSPGFNPAQQQVLHAATMPQFGSSQQQQYDGYYHNVQQPHATL
- a CDS encoding Oligopeptide transporter 9; this encodes MALVNSSPTSPKTQRSDSFGDEKGIVEEKGSKGSVEIAGSIQGDVYDDIRAIDMGEDGKERPIETDIDVATRLISLEDDPTLPAFTFRMWLLGLGLSCFGAVLGQIFYFRPQTVYVSPLFLQILAYLLGLVLEEIIPGPHNVRESMRTKDTAFWRFMNPGPFNIKEHVAITIFSTTAAESALAISIFAADELYYKLEPNVGVGIFTLIGSQLMGYGLGGIMRAFLVYPTYIVFPNLLPTVQLFDALHRGKKIFLQKKRVKFFWSVFVAIFVWEWFPEFIAPTLTGISIFCLAKRDSAWVSRIFGGAAGNEGLGMFSLCLDWNYVGSGGGSLGALFTPLSTQLSLYFGTMVCIIAFCACYAANTWNGQNFPWLSQDLFYENGTTYDQLAILDENFRLDPAKLAEVGLPWFSSSQVLTKIGSNLAIGATIMHVIIWYGRDIIEVVRKYRAGENYDPHLAKMKVYPEVPMWWWGLIVSLLIAAIFLPFVVTVYAITGFVPNMQNLVQILGAAMIPGSPQTNMYFTLYGFNTVDQARGLIRDLKMGQYTKLPPRVTFVVQSIGAIVGGLLNFIIMKILIASHREILLDVQGSNILVPFSILIGLAVPIPFWILHKFFPKLGANRVVTPVLCWTLGYLSVGINSSVFTTFCLAVFSQYYLRRYRPGWFRKYNFLLSAALDGGTQVMVFVFTFAVGGGSGKVINMPNWALNPVGNPDYCQRLT